The Arachis ipaensis cultivar K30076 chromosome B03, Araip1.1, whole genome shotgun sequence region agttgattgaaaggagacccttgagttggaatactcaagtgttggttttaattggaagttgttggctaattctctagtcactaacgctaatccttccataaggagaggattaggacttgtgaataagagttagcttaattatttgactttcctttattcggtaagggttaactaagtaaaaacaacaaccttttactatCATATtcgagaaaatccaacaaggatagaacttccgattaatcttctcccggtcaaggttttttttattttgaatacataaatctctttcaatttacattgctttaatttgcaatcatttatttttctatcctccaactcttaaaatttctcggaaaattcctgactaatgaaatagcactcttttgtcaactcgttgggagatgacctgggatttctactcccagtatttttattctaattttgtgacaacactttttaaattgataagcggaattttcgtcagttaagaactgtacttgcaatgctattcttattataaatttttaattggCAATTTTTCGTCACGTCACGGATCTTGAAGGAGAAATTAGCCAACTCGGAGGAGAAGTTAAAAACTTCCAACGAAATGGTGGCCCGCCTTACCGACCGGGAGATGACATTGGAGAGTCAGCTCAACTCTGCTCGTTGTGAAACCGTTGCAGCCGAGGCTAAGATTGCTGCCTTGGAGGCCAAGCTTGAAGAGGCCGGTAAGTCGGCGAGGGACGCCAAGAGTGAGGTCGCGGGGCCGAAGGGGGAGGTTGCcgctttgaagaagaagaacaaggagACGGTGAGGAATGCACGCGAGGTGATCTCTGGGACAGAGGAAGCAATCAAGGCCCAGATCAAGCTACTTTCTCCCGACTTCAACACCTCCACAATTTGGGGTTTCAAAACTATTCAGGATGGGCAGATTGTAGACATCCTGAAGAAGTGATGTATATTTACTTTGTAATGTGTTGTTTTggactttttggttgtttgtgtaAAAAATGTTTACTATTTTGCTCGACGTTGGTAATTAGCGAACTGTTTACCATTTTGTTTGATGATAATTAGCGAAGCTGATTTGTGGCTTTCATGTTAAAGTATTCGAGTTGTGGCTTTTACTTTTGTATTCGTTTAGTGTAGCGTTCACAGTATCATTGGCTCCAtggggtgatcagtcccgtgAGCCCGTAATCGTGCCAAACTAGTTAGTTGACAACGCAAATAAAAATGgagataaaaatataataaaataaaatagaaaaatcgAAACATGTTAAGCGATGACAAAAATTAACAAAACACTTTAACACGAAGTAAAACGGGTGTTACTGAATCGGGGAAATGGGTGGCCATCGGGTTCGTCCTAGATTCTAAAGGTAGAACTTTGTCAAATTCACCACGTTCTATGTTTGGGGTACCTCTTTCCCATCCAGACGTTCCAGCTTGTAAGCCCTGTTGCCGACCGCTTCCTTTACTCTGTATGGGCCTTCTCAATTAGCCGCCAATTTCCCTTCACCGGGGGTCGGCAGGCCTACGTCGTTGTATCGTAGGACTAGGTCATTTGGCTCAAAACTTCTTCTTAGCACCTTGGCGTTGTAACATAGGGCTATTCTCTGCTTCAGTGCCATCTTAGACAAGTGCCCATTTTCCTGGTCTCGTCGACTAGGTCCTTTTCTATGGCTTCCTCGACTCCACCTAGGAGTAACCGTGGACCCGGCTCCCCCACCTCTACAGGAATCACCGCGTCAACCCCGTAGATAAGTCGGAAAGGAGTTTCCCCAGTGGTGGATTGTGGTATTGTTCTATAGGACCATAGGACTGACGCAAGTTCGTCTGTCTACGCTCCCTTCTTCTGATCGAGCCGTTTCTTGAGGCCTTGgaggatgactttgtttgcggcTTCAATttggccattggtctgtgggtgCTTGATGTGAGAATTagtgttgatctagaatttctcaaaatagaatctattcattgcaagtatagcccaaATCAACAACTAAGTCCCACAAGCAAAGTTTGATTTTCAAATACTAATATAACCGAGAGTAATAaaacctcgggttgttctccctaggaatgcaattgAAATGTTACACTTTCGGTTATGGGGaaaaggggttttgcaatcaTAGAACTAAAGATTAtaagaactaagaaataaaagaactaagagatgatcaaaattgggaattaatgcaaataaaaagggaaataaggtcaaaactagtgaaaatgctataaatgcataaagagccttgacttgggaatgaggatccaaggaatcctatcatcgtcataaccacaactatggcaactatgatgagtcaatctcacttCGTCTacacctaacatcgaggagtaagtcaagtaagcataattgaccttaatccataagtcctagctaacttgccaaattaattggtaaaaagctagcgtcaatgaaaacaagagtcaactaactacccaagaattgccactaaatgtcggacattatgatctagtatcctaggaactcatttcCCAAGTCAAGGTGTGAAAAGCTACTCAAAATTTCCAAGTGGCATTTTCataaacacttggtaggcatatAACCAAAACATGAGACATTgtaaaggaaaatgaaaactatatccaaactattcacaatatcaacaatggACAATCAAACAAGTATATATAAagcataaaatattaaattcatcaatcaaaacttcaagaaacccaAAATTGGAAATATTAACAAAGTAacttaaaccaagagaaaatgaaagtaaagatgatgtaattaaagagaaattgagagtacttacaataaaagaagcaaaatccaagatgAAAACTTGACtgtaaaatgctacaatggaaagtgaagtaaaaccctaagagagaattttctactctacactactcctactcttaATGCATATTTGGAGGCCTCCTAAactaatgaaaactaaaactaaaacctaATGTAAGCTAATGTCTTCATATGTGGTCatttccccttcatatagcacttccaTTCAGCATCAAgccttccaaaattgggccaaaagcccCCAAAAATCGCGGATCACGTGTTCTATTAATGAATCCACGTGCAGggatctgtgcgtacgcacacttcgctgaatgtccacttgtgcgtacgcacggaggattgtgcgtacgcacgcatgctgATTTCCTTCTTGTGCGTACGTGCTGGATATTGTGTGTACACACATGGCTTTGtgcttctcctttattttcttcatgtgttctccctttgtacatacttccttccacttttgccttgccaatcttgcctctaggacctaaaatcactcaacaaacatgtcatggcacccaatggcataaaagtgggattaaaatcactaatataagcacaaaaacgcatgttttcatatttaggttcaatttagggatcaaacacaaaggtatgctattttggtgattaagtgtgagtttatgtgatgaaatccattcaaatcaagccaaaatatatcgtcaaatatggactcatcagtgcTCTACTTTCGAGAACTTCTGTTTTATTCCGAGGCCCGTAAGAAACTCCCCAAACTTCTTATCTGTGAATTGCGTCCCATTGTCAGATATCACGGACTCCGGGATTCCGAATCTGGAAAttacctgcctccacatgaacttacGGCAATTTGCTGATGAGATGTTGGCCAGCGGCTCCGCTTCGACCCACTTCGTGTAGTAATCAATGGCCACAATCAGGTATTTAACATGTCCAGGGCCTACCGGGAAAGGTCCCAAAAGGTCAATCCCCCATTGACTGAAAGGTCGGGAGGCCATTAGCAAACTCAACTCAGCCACCGGGGTCTTATGGAAATTAGCGTTCTCTTGACACTTCTTGCATCTCTTGACGAACTCTTGGGAGTCTGACATTATCAAGGGCCAAAAGTAACTGGCCCTCACGAGCTTTGGGGCCAAGGCCTTTCCGCCGATATGGTGGCCGcaacacccctcatggacttcccttaatacgtagtccgtctggtctGGGCGTAGGCATTTCAATAGAGGTTGGTTCAGTCCTCTTTTGAATAATTGGCCCTGTACTATTATATACTTGGCCGCCTCCCTCCTTAACGCTTTTGCGGCCTTGCAGTCGTCGGGAAGCTTGCCGTTTTCCAAAAAGTCGGTAATTAGGTCGATCCATAAGGGAATGACGTCTGCTCGGGTCACGCACAGGGCGACTGTTGGCTCTTTTACCAATCCTTGGATCAAAGACCGGTTTCCCATTCCTGGCTttgtgctggctagttttgataGAAGGTCGGCTCGTGCGTTCCTTTCCCTTGGAACATGCTGCACTACGACCTCATCGAAATCCTTGCTTAAACCCCTGACCTTTTCCAGGTATTTTTGTAGCAGGGAGTCCTTGGCTTGATAAGTTCCATTGATTGGGGAGGTGACAACTTGAGAGTCGCTATTTACCTCTACTCTGGTCGCCCTAACTTCTTTTGACAATAGCAGGCCGCCAATAAGGgcctcatattccgcctggttgttagAGACCGGGAACTCGAACTTGATGGACTGCTCGTACACCATTCATGTCGGGCTTTCAAGGATTATCCCTGCTCCCCAAAACATTTGGTTGGAAGCTACATCAACATGGAGTTTCCACCGTATGCCCGGGGCCTCATGAGGGTCTCCAGTTACTTCCACTAGAAAGTCGCCCATAGCCTGGGCCTTAATTGCATGTCTGGTTCATAATGCAGGTCATATTGAGACAGCTTGACTGCCCAAGTCATCATCCGTCCTACCAGGTCGAGCTTTTGCAAGACTTGGCAGATCGCTTGATCCGTCCTGACGATTACTTGATGTCCCTGGAAGTATTGCCGCAACCTTCGGGACGAGGTCAGTAGTGCATAGGCTAGATTTTCCAATTTGCTGTACTTTAACTCTGCACCTTGCAATGCTTTGCTTATAAAGTAGACTGGCTGTTGGACCCTTCCTTCTTCTCGGACAAGGACGACCGCCAAGGCTTCGTCCGTTACTGCCAAATACAGAATAGCGTCTCGCCGTCCTTGGGCTTGCCAAGGATTGGTGGTGCCGAAAGTATGCTTTTGAAGTGGTTGAAAGCCTCTTCACATGCTAGGGTCCATTCGAAAGCTATTCCTTTTTTCATGAGGTTGAAGAATGGAAGGGCTTTGGCCGCCGATGCCCCGAGAAAACGAGATAGGGCTGTGAGCCTCCCGGCCAACTTCTGTACATCCTTGATGCACCCCGGGCTTGTCATTCGCAAAATAGCTTCACATTTGTCAGGGTTGGCTTCAATCCCCCTCTGGGTTATCATGAAACCCAGGAACTTCCTGGCTACCATGGCAAAGGCGTACTTTAGAGGCTTAAGCCTCATGTTGTGCTTCCGGAGAGACGTGAACACAACCTTTAGGTCATCGACTAGGTCTCCCGATTGGCCGGTTTTTACCAAAATGTCATCTACGTACACCTCTACCGACTTTCTGATCAGGTCACTGAAAACCTTGCTCATCAACCTTTGGTAAGTCGCTCCCGCATTCTTCAATCCGAATGGCATTACCTTGTAGCAGTAAGTGCCACCTGGCATTACAAACGCCGTTTTCTCCTCGTCCGgctggtgcatcggtatctggttataaccagagtaCGCGTCCATGAAACTCAGAAAATGATATCCCACGGTCGCGTCCACTAAAGCATCAATGTTGGGGAGGGGGAAGGAGTCCTTAGGGCATGCCTTGTTGCGGTCAGAGTAGTCTACACACATCCTCCACTTCCTGTTGGCTTTCTTGACTAGGACTACATTCGATAGCCAGGTCGAGTAGTCTAGTTCCCGGATGAACCCTGCTTGTAGCAAGCCGGCCGTTTGCTTGGCCACCTCATTAGCTCTCTCCTAGGACATCTTCCTTCGCTGTTGGGCTACGGGCTTCGCATCTGCTTTCACGGCTAGGTGATGCAACATAAGCTGAGGGTCGACCCCCGGCATGTCGCAGGTGTCCAGGCGAACAAGTCGCCATTTGCTCGAATCATCTCTATCAAAGGTCTTTCAGATTGTGGGGGAGGTTCTTATTCACAAAAGTGAACTTGTCCTCCGAGTCCCCGACCCTAAACTTTTCCAAGTCTCCTTCAAGCTCCGGTCTCAGTTTGTCGTCAATCCTAGCGTCTAGGTAGGCTAGGAAGACCCCAGACGCCTCCTTCGACTTCTTCCTTAGGGAAAGGCTGGCGTTGTCGCACACGACCACCGTTTCCAGGTCTCCCCTAAGGGATCCCACCGATCCATCATCGGCTACAAACTTCATGATCAGCAGCTTAGTGCATATTACCGCACAGAACTTGTTGATTGTTTTTCTCCCCAAGATAAGGTTGTAAGTCGTAGAGTCCCTTAGAACGATAAACTCCGCCATTAGCGACCTCTTTCCTTGACCTCCTCCTATGGAGACTAGGAGGGAGACTATCCcgtcagattttataaaattatctCCTAGGCCAACCACCCGTACTGATGAGTTTTCAAGTGGAGGCCCAGGGCGTCAAACACGTTTCGGAACATAATGTTGGAGTCAGCGCCGGTGTCAATGTGAATTCACTTTACCAAACCCGTTCCCACTCTTGCCGTGATTACCATGGGCGGGTTCTCCGGGATATTGTGGAACCATTGGTCCTCTGTTCCGAATGATATCCTTGGGGTTCTCCTGAGGGAGGGTCCATGGTTAGTTGATGATACGGCCAGAATCTTGGCGTCTTTCTTTGCTGCTGACTTCGATCTCGATGCTATGTCTCTTTCGACTATGAGATTCACAACAGTGAGGCTGCTGTCGTTGTCTTCTTCAGGCTCTTGCCTTGGCTTCACAACACGGCTTCTGTCATCGTCAGATCGGTCGCGCTCTTGCCTCCTGGATTCTCTTATGAACTGTGAGAACTCCGCCAGTTTGCCTTCACGAATTGCCTGTTCCAAAGCGTCCTTCAAGTCAAAGCAGTCTTGGGTTTTATGGCCGAAACCTTTGTGGTAGTCACAGTAGAGATTCTTGTTTCTGCCAGTTCTGTCCTTGAGCTGGCGGGCTTTTGACAAGATGCCTTTGTCGGCTATCTGTTGGTATACCTCAACGATCAGGGCCATCAGAGGAGTATAGTTTGTGATTCTTCTTACTCGTGGGAAAGGTTTGAAGGGTTTAGTCGGCCCTCCGTCCTTGGAGTGCTCCTTGGGCCTTTCCCCGTTTCCGGGCTGGCGATTAGGAAGATGGGCGGGCTGCCATTTGTTGGCCGCCACCACTTGGCTGACCTCCTCGTCGTTGATGTATTCTCTCGCCATATTCTGAATTTTCTGCATGGTCCACACATGTTTGGTAGCGAGGTATTTTCTGAAGTCTTCATTTAACAGCCCGTTCGTCAGACACAAGCTGGCCACCGAGTTGGTCAAGCCATCAATCTCTAGGCACTCATCGTTGAACCTATCAAGATACTTCCTAGTCGGTTCCCCATTTCTTTGGGTCACCCTTGGAAGGTTGATCAGGTGCTTGGCTTTGGCAATGCGTGTGGTAAATTGTGCTAGAAAGCCACGGGTTATATCCGTGAAAGTCATCACGGACTTTTGAGGGAGCGCGTTGAACCATCGAATTAACGGTCCTACCAGGGTCATGGGAAAAGCGCGACATCTCACCTCATCACCCACAtcctccaggttcatcctggcctcaaaggccgttagGTATTCCTGGGGGTCCTGGGTTCTGTCGTatctcatgtccgttggcttgttgAAATGTTTTGGCAGCTGGACCTCAGGAATGGAGTGGTGAAAAGGGGTTGCTCCCATGATTATGGGATTTCGTCGCCTTCTCGGTCTCTCCCTACTCTCTTCTCGGTCTTCCTCCTCAGCGTGAGTCGCTAAGGGCCGAGTGTAGATTATGGGGTTTTATCGCCTCCTCGGTATTTCCCTACTTTTCCCTTGGCCTTCTGACTCCACGCGGGTCGGGGGGATCGGGAACCCAGTGTATGCCTGGCGTGGTTCCTTCGTGGACTTCTTCCTCGGGTTTCCCCTCTCCTTTGAGGAGATCGGACACGAGGTTCACTCGGGCCGGGCTGGTAGCGCTCCCTGGTCGCCAGCTTCCTCTCAAGGTTTTGCACCCTGTGGCACAACTCCTACATTATTCTCGCGTTGTCACTTCCCATTCCTCCGAAAGGACGCCTTTCCCGGGAATGGGAGGGAAGCTCATTCCCACGGGAGGGGGATCTCGTGCGTTCGCGGGAGGAAGCCAAGGAGGCCACCCTACTGGTTCGGTGAGCGTTCTTCTCTACGTGCGGCTCGCTTCCCTTTTGCCCTTCCACTGGACCCAAAAGAAAATCCATTCACGCAGAGGTCCcatagacggcgccaatgttcggtcaGTTCCTGAACAGGTCGGATGCCCTGGATACACGGGGGTGATGGGGAACCTGGATCCGGGTCGCTCGTGCGTGATTGGACCTTCCGAGCAAACGTTGAAGGGAGAGGAATGGAGCTCGAGGATCTCCCGGGCTGATGAAGTGGTGAGGGGAGAGCCACCTGCAAAAGGGACTCCGACGTTCAAGTCAGAATCCGTACAAGGCGGCAGAAAAAGTGAGGGTTAAGTGACATACCTCCGGgagaggggtaggaccctcctcCTATGTAGTCTGTACTAGGACGAGTCCCATATTGAAAAGACCCACTTTCTAAAAAGCTTCCTTCCCCAACTATCAGGTGCCAGGTAGAAGGGGTGACGACGCCTAGGTTACTTGGTTCGGATCTTTCCAACTCGTCGGGTCAGCGGACTTGGACACAGGTCCAACTGAGCCGGACCAGAACAAGTTGATATTTCAAATATATGCATGTGATTGTTACATAGAGATAGAAGCATAAAAGATAAGAATTATATGGTGCCCCAAAGTTCCAACCGAACTCACTCACAATATAATCGTTTTAGATATCATTCTGTATATTTATGGTATCTTTTTGTATCTTATAAATCAGAGCAGTAATGTTCATTAGTTTGTCATCGTTGATTCCAACAGTACCTTCCTCATAATGTCCTCATAAATTATGCAAAATGATCATATAATAATGCGTGCAACGCTAAATCTACTAATTAGTATTCAATACAACCATTCCAATCACGTTTACTTCGTTACTAGTATTTTGGTCATAATAAcattacaaaaataattttttttaaaattatatcagtTTTATTCTGATATGATAAATTATAgtaaaaaagatttataaaattaaactatttttacAAAGATAAGATTAATTACCCAAATCAATTCCCAAGGATTTTAAAAgcgaaaattttagtttttaagaaaaattaatacacagatcaatctcTACCTTTTTTTCTATCAGACATAATGGTCTCTAGTCTATTAGTGTGACTCACTAACAGAGAATGTTGAGTTGGCACGTAAACTCACACACGTGGCAGTTGAATAACAAAACAGTCCTTGGCCTTGTAATAAAAAACGGTGTTGTTCCTAATGGAGGTCTCGTTCTTCATCACTAAAGCTCCTCATAAAACCCTAGTTTTTCATCTCTAGGAATTGAAACCTCCAAGTTCATCAAAGCGTGTCTCACCATCATCCCTGCCGCCGCGTTTCGCAAGATGTTGTCACAGCTCAAGAATTTTGCTGGCGACGTCTCCTGGCTTCTCCGTGTATCCGCCCCTNNNNNNNNNNNNNNNNNNNNNNNNNNNNNNNNNNNNNNNNNNNNNNNNNNNNNNNNNNNNNNNNNNNNNNNNNNNNNNNNNNNNNNNNNNNNNNNNNNNNNNNNNNNNNNNNNNNNNNNNNNNNNNNNNNNNNNNNNNNNNNNNNNNNNNNNNNNNNNNNNNNNNNNNNNNNNNNNNNNNNNNNNNNNNNNNNNNNNNNNNNNNNNNNNNNNNNNNNNNNNNNNNACAGTGGTTGTCTCTCTCACAGGATATTTGGAAACTAACTCAGTAGAACTCTAACCATCAGAACTCCATTATATATATCCTGTCACTTTTCCAGCCCTGCCGCCACCAATGTCAGTGGCGTGTTCAGGAACTTGTGAGCCCTGTCCGATCCTACAGCGATGCGATGAATAAAAGCCCCACCGAAGACATAGACATATCGGAAGAAGCTGATGGCAGAAGGTTTTGAGGGTGAGTTGGGCCATCCCAAAGACGGTGGTGAGAGTGCGGGTGGAACCTTCTAGAAAATGTGTGCTCCCTCGACGTTGCTTTGTGTGGATGTGGCGGTGACAATTGGGGGATTGAAGTTGCGGTGAAGAggagtaagagagagagagagagagagagagagagagtaagggTTGTGTGTGTCTGTGTCAGTATTAGATTGAAAGGAGAAGACGCAGGAGTGGGTGTGTAAGTTAGAGCATGTTAGTCTTGGAAACCATTGTTGTTGGGGAGAACAGCATCGCAATTTGTGAATTAGGGATTAGGGGATTGCCATCTTATGACACTGTTTTGATTACAAGGCCAAGGACTGTTTTGTCCTTCTCGAATACGTGGACACTCAACTGCCACATGTACATGTTTATGTGCCAACTTAGGATTTTCTGTTAGTGAGTCACGTCAAAAAATAGACTGGGAACTGTTATGATTGACAGAAAAAAAAGGTTGAAGACTGATttgtgtgtattaatttttttttgggactaaaatgtccgcttTTAAAATCCTTAGAGATTGATTTGTGTAATTAGTACTCTAAGGTTATATATAGAATAGAAAGGgtaaagagaaataaagaatggGAGAGACGTAGATAAGACGATGGAAGAAGAaggtttattaattttgaaagaaaataTTTCATCTCAATTTTAAAGAAAgtgtgtcatgtgacacattttagttattaaattagtaatataatatagttatatttcaatttcaatttaattttaattgtaattaGAAAATTTTATGTTATACATTTTATATTGTCGAATTTGTAATTAATCATTAATAATGATATATGAAAGAGATAAAGTGAGTAAATAAATGAGAGAGttagagaaaaggaaaaagaaaaagagaactatttaattttaaaggaaaagatttaatttcaattgtAATGAAGTAAAGGAAAAATATATGGTgtattttaattgtaaaattaataaCAAANNNNNNNNNNNNNNNNNNNNNNNNNNNNNNNNNNNNNNNNNNNNNNNNNNNNNNNNNNNNNNNNNNNNNNNNNNNNNNNNNNNNNNNNNNNNNNNNNNNNNNNNNNNNNNNNNNNNNNNNNNNNNNNNNNNNNNNNNNNNNNNNNNNNNNNNNNNNNNNNNNNNNNNNNNNNNNNNNNNNNNNNNNNNNNNNNNNNNNNNNNNNNNNNNNNNNNNNNNNNNNNNNNNNNNNNNNNNNNNNNNNNNNNNNNNNNNNNNNNNNNNNNNNNNNNNNNNNNNNNNNNNNNNNNNNNNNNNNNNNNNNNNNNNNNNNNNNNNNNNNNNNNNNNNNNNNNNNNNNNNNNNNNNNNNNNNNNNNNNNNNNNNNNNNNNNNNNNNNNNNNNNNNNNNNNNNNNNNNNNNNNNNNNNNNNNNNNNNNNNNNNNNNNNNCAATTAACTATTAAATTAAAGAACTTACTAACTATCTTAATGACTAAATTACTATTTTACACTTTTTCAATAACATATATAAAAATAAGGATTGACACATTAGTAATAATAATGATAACATCtttttaccaaaaaaaatttattgtcttcctgacttttttttaatgcagaataAATATACATGCGTAACTACTGAATGTGACCACCAACTTTCAACAAAGAACATTTTAAAGAACTGATATTGAAGTTGAAAAATGAGGTGTTGGATCTAGAATAATGTCtagattttatatatattttgattaaGTGTTTTTTCTTAAACTAACTTGGGTTAGTCGAGAATGGGCAGTTTATTTATTAAGGAGTGAACGAATCAGATTAGATTTGATATGATTAAAATATCGATTCGATCTGCATTAAAATCATCAAATAAGATTCGATATTCGCGATTTTTAAGTTTGGATCCGATCGGTGTGTGAATCGGATTTCGGATATATtcgcaaaacataaaaatatttttaaaaacttatttttattaaaaaatatcaataaaattgttttttttcactcttttaaacatgtttagttgtttacttttaaaataatattaatgataattattagttaaaatcaaatataaaaaaatatttacttatttatttatttatttttgtgaatCCGCGAATATCTACATAAAATCCGGAATCCGATCTTATTagtatgcggatcggatccgatctgaTAGTCTTACGGATGGGATCGatattcataattttcgaataAACGTAGCAGATATGTGAATTGGATCCGGTCTATGAACACCCTACATTTATCCCTTCAAACAAGTATTGAAAATTTGAATGCTCTACTACTGCAAGTTATATTCTTTCTAAATTAAATACtatatttgttttttaaattaaaaa contains the following coding sequences:
- the LOC110269456 gene encoding uncharacterized protein LOC110269456; the protein is MGATPFHHSIPEVQLPKHFNKPTDMRYDRTQDPQEYLTAFEARMNLEDVGDEVRCRAFPMTLVGPLIRWFNALPQKSVMTFTDITRGFLAQFTTRIAKAKHLINLPRVTQRNGEPTRKYLDRFNDECLEIDGLTNSVASLCLTNGLLNEDFRKYLATKHVWTMQKIQNMAREYINDEEVSQVVAANKWQPAHLPNRQPGNGERPKEHSKDGGPTKPFKPFPRVRRITNYTPLMALIVEVYQQIADKGILSKARQLKDRTGRNKNLYCDYHKGFGHKTQDCFDLKDALEQAIREGKLAEFSQFIRESRRQERDRSDDDRSRVVKPRQEPEEDNDSSLTVVNLIVERDIASRSKSAAKKDAKILAVSSTNHGPSLRRTPRISFGTEDQWFHNIPENPPMVITARVGTGLVK